A single genomic interval of Arthrobacter methylotrophus harbors:
- a CDS encoding DUF4194 domain-containing protein produces MTDALHPTEHAPSSEQGLDITQHVQSEASQNGHAHSSTAAPAAPAAPADGHVQSDPFRVTPRDTFVDGAALFPGDTGVLPMKVRQALVRLLKGPYIDGGRDEKLWTTLLDNQVILRSRLSELFLNLQLDHERKIAVLRPVDPEAIGGSARSSILRQQRALSRVETIVLLRLRLLLDRHVTAQTEPVITREEIAELVAHYQPSGQQDALRDTDVVNRTVTKLLARQLLLATGIEDTFAISKALPLALPFENIGDIPAQIEALIAVAADESGTEPLIELTETDDPNSNDDADSDTEEDNDPVTVSSGGDGDMRQHASKRGTSEHAEHVSGGVPTGDHSSDGISLEEAAK; encoded by the coding sequence ATGACTGACGCCCTCCACCCCACTGAGCATGCTCCCTCTTCGGAGCAAGGACTGGACATAACGCAGCATGTCCAGTCCGAGGCTTCGCAGAACGGACATGCGCATTCTTCGACGGCGGCTCCGGCGGCTCCGGCGGCTCCGGCGGATGGGCATGTCCAGTCGGATCCGTTCCGCGTCACGCCCCGCGACACGTTCGTCGACGGCGCTGCGCTGTTCCCGGGAGATACCGGCGTTCTGCCCATGAAGGTCCGCCAAGCCCTCGTACGGCTGCTCAAGGGCCCATATATTGACGGCGGCCGTGACGAAAAGCTTTGGACTACCCTTCTGGACAACCAAGTGATTCTCCGCAGCAGGCTCTCGGAACTCTTCCTGAACTTGCAACTGGACCACGAACGGAAGATCGCGGTGCTCCGGCCGGTCGATCCGGAAGCCATCGGAGGCAGCGCCCGTTCAAGCATCCTGCGCCAACAACGCGCCTTGAGCCGGGTGGAAACCATCGTGCTTCTGCGCCTGCGGCTCCTCCTGGACCGCCACGTCACAGCCCAGACCGAGCCCGTCATCACCCGCGAAGAAATCGCCGAACTCGTCGCCCACTACCAGCCTTCCGGCCAACAAGACGCCCTCCGCGATACCGACGTCGTCAACCGCACGGTCACCAAACTCCTGGCCCGCCAACTCCTCCTGGCCACTGGCATCGAAGACACCTTTGCGATCTCCAAGGCCCTCCCACTAGCCCTCCCCTTCGAAAACATCGGCGACATCCCAGCCCAAATCGAAGCACTGATCGCAGTAGCAGCCGACGAATCAGGCACGGAGCCATTGATCGAACTAACGGAAACGGACGACCCCAACTCCAACGACGACGCTGACTCCGACACTGAGGAAGACAACGACCCGGTGACTGTCAGCAGCGGCGGCGACGGGGACATGCGGCAGCATGCGTCTAAGCGAGGAACGAGTGAGCATGCCGAGCATGTGTCCGGTGGCGTCCCGACTGGGGACCACAGCTCCGACGGAATCTCGCTCGAGGAGGCAGCCAAGTGA
- a CDS encoding DUF3375 family protein, with product MSRSAMSSADAISARLRDLELLTKGPAWALTRSAPWVIAVLQASFTRTKPQLPLEEFHADVDAFLEQLRTQDPGLGGQTSGKAFADEWTRKQFLTRRSQSGQIVYEVTEAAARVLAFLDSLSSERSTLNGSRLGTLLGDVEKLANETNPDQSARLESLEEEIQERQQLIEDISSGDFDGLLDDEEAVEAAGNILDLAASLPADYKKMRDRIEELVGELRNQIIEESLSKGATMAQVLEADKRLRQSPEGRTFRSFTAFLEDPQQQLRFRSAIGDVLSRQFADDLSHEDRETLKNLVAELRTQHSQIQRIYGRLSESLNNYIQSDDIRQSVRLRQVLREAEQAIRSMPYERDRPGLICGPVLFNAGFESLAMVKLFDPDEFAAPPKLADPIAFSDADRVRSLRSAKARPDVVRSAMAGASTLAGAWQNLPEEERHINTVRALLSEALHSGAAFDRAAWENIDFEQIDGSTRTAYLPLVTLTKDSDD from the coding sequence GTGTCCCGCTCAGCAATGTCCTCTGCCGACGCCATCAGTGCGCGGCTCAGAGACCTCGAACTTCTCACCAAAGGCCCCGCGTGGGCCCTCACACGCTCGGCCCCATGGGTCATCGCTGTGCTCCAAGCATCCTTCACGCGAACAAAACCGCAGCTTCCGCTCGAAGAGTTCCATGCCGACGTCGACGCTTTCCTTGAGCAGCTCCGCACGCAGGATCCCGGACTGGGCGGCCAGACGAGCGGCAAGGCGTTTGCGGACGAATGGACCCGCAAGCAGTTCCTGACACGCCGCAGCCAATCGGGCCAGATCGTCTACGAAGTCACCGAAGCCGCCGCACGCGTCCTGGCTTTCCTCGACAGCCTCTCCAGCGAACGTTCCACCCTCAACGGTTCCCGGCTCGGAACGCTGCTGGGCGACGTCGAAAAGCTCGCCAACGAGACGAACCCGGACCAAAGCGCCCGTTTGGAATCCCTTGAAGAGGAGATCCAAGAGCGCCAGCAGCTGATCGAAGACATCAGCTCGGGCGATTTCGACGGTCTCTTGGACGACGAAGAAGCGGTCGAAGCAGCCGGGAACATCCTGGACCTGGCGGCCAGCCTGCCTGCCGACTACAAGAAGATGCGCGACCGAATAGAAGAATTAGTGGGCGAACTCCGCAACCAGATCATCGAGGAATCGCTCAGTAAGGGCGCCACCATGGCGCAGGTCCTGGAAGCGGACAAGCGCTTGCGGCAGAGCCCCGAGGGCCGGACCTTCCGCTCCTTCACGGCATTCCTTGAGGACCCGCAGCAGCAGTTGCGCTTCCGTTCGGCGATCGGTGACGTGCTAAGCCGTCAGTTCGCGGATGATCTCAGCCATGAGGACCGAGAAACGCTCAAGAACCTCGTGGCGGAACTGCGCACGCAACACAGCCAGATCCAGCGCATCTATGGCCGCCTGTCCGAAAGCCTCAACAACTACATTCAGAGCGACGACATCCGCCAGTCCGTCCGCCTCCGGCAGGTCCTGCGCGAAGCCGAACAGGCTATCCGCTCCATGCCCTACGAACGCGACCGCCCCGGCCTGATCTGCGGCCCGGTGTTGTTCAATGCGGGATTCGAATCACTCGCCATGGTCAAGCTCTTCGATCCCGACGAGTTCGCGGCACCTCCAAAGCTCGCCGATCCCATCGCCTTCAGTGACGCGGACCGGGTCCGTTCGCTGCGCTCCGCGAAAGCAAGGCCCGACGTCGTCCGCTCTGCCATGGCGGGCGCCTCCACCCTGGCGGGGGCATGGCAGAACCTGCCCGAGGAAGAACGGCACATCAACACTGTCCGGGCCCTCCTGTCCGAGGCGCTGCACAGTGGTGCGGCGTTCGACCGGGCCGCCTGGGAAAACATCGACTTCGAACAAATCGATGGAAGCACACGCACCGCGTACCTGCCCCTCGTGACGCTGACTAAGGATTCCGATGACTGA
- a CDS encoding iron ABC transporter permease: protein MPGNRAAWLLVAVVVLAVACAASLAIGARDMSIATVWQALTQFNPDDGNHAVVHTRIPRTVLGLVAGAALGLAGAAMQGVSRNPLADPGIMGVNAGAALAVVMGIYLFGISGASGYIWFAFVGAAAAAVVVYLIASMGREGATPVKLALAGAALSAGLYSVMNVLLVSSQDTLDRFRFWQVGGIAGSDWSVILAGLPFLLLGASIVLGSGRVLNSLALGDDIARGLGRNVTLARGITSLGIVTLCGAATALAGPIGFVGLVVPHAVRFFTGPDYRWILPFSMVLAPALLLASDVLGRVVLLPSEVPAGIMTAIVGAPVFVWLVRCGKGASL, encoded by the coding sequence ATGCCGGGCAACCGTGCCGCCTGGCTGTTGGTCGCCGTCGTCGTGCTCGCTGTTGCCTGTGCCGCCTCGCTCGCGATCGGCGCAAGGGACATGTCCATTGCGACTGTCTGGCAAGCCCTCACGCAGTTCAACCCCGACGACGGTAACCACGCCGTGGTCCACACCCGCATTCCGCGCACTGTGCTCGGGCTGGTGGCGGGGGCTGCCCTGGGGCTCGCCGGGGCCGCGATGCAGGGTGTGTCCCGCAACCCCTTGGCAGACCCCGGCATTATGGGCGTCAACGCAGGAGCTGCACTGGCCGTGGTCATGGGAATCTACCTCTTTGGTATCTCCGGGGCGAGTGGCTACATCTGGTTCGCATTCGTCGGCGCCGCCGCAGCCGCCGTCGTCGTCTATCTGATTGCGTCCATGGGTCGTGAGGGTGCGACGCCGGTGAAGCTCGCTTTGGCGGGGGCGGCACTGAGCGCGGGACTCTATTCCGTCATGAACGTCCTTCTGGTGTCGAGCCAGGACACGCTGGACCGCTTCCGATTCTGGCAGGTCGGAGGAATCGCGGGCAGCGACTGGTCCGTGATCCTGGCGGGATTGCCGTTCCTGTTGCTTGGAGCGTCGATCGTGCTGGGCAGCGGCCGGGTCCTCAATAGTCTCGCCCTCGGCGACGATATTGCCCGAGGACTCGGGCGGAACGTGACGCTGGCGAGGGGCATCACCTCGCTGGGAATCGTGACCCTGTGTGGCGCGGCCACGGCGCTGGCTGGTCCCATCGGCTTTGTCGGGCTGGTGGTTCCACACGCCGTGCGTTTCTTTACCGGGCCGGACTACCGCTGGATCCTGCCGTTCTCCATGGTGCTCGCACCAGCCCTCCTGTTGGCTTCGGACGTGCTTGGCAGGGTGGTGCTGCTGCCAAGCGAAGTCCCGGCGGGCATCATGACAGCCATCGTCGGCGCTCCCGTCTTCGTGTGGCTCGTCCGATGCGGCAAGGGGGCCTCCTTGTGA
- a CDS encoding ATP-binding protein: protein MTIATMLPIGELINPGQMRLALVQVVNWGTFHGAHTMHVDRNGTLLTGNSGVGKSTLFDAMLRVFDARPRSNEAAAQRAGGAVEDKRTTFTYMRGKVGDKAVGEGSASAFQRPGATWSAVALTFDNAAGTKITISALFDLPKNGTESSVGRFYVIDSKPLDLGAIEGVAEKRFTKGALETIFPDAQIFDVHKAFAERFRRLLGINSDQALPLLRVIQAGKGLGGSVNTFFRDQVLDAPATLTAADDVVEEFSNLMSIRQRLEDVRQQRDQLAPVPGMNREYAQSLLEANRLRELTGEEFDAYKQQLSVTVHAKTLASFKDLAQAKAKELSAERGVRDALAKELRQLESDYNNQGGNAISAIEQSLENARIGLKLRQQVEEAARQALGDAGLNLEWTAEGWEQAHEQAATRSAELKDHSEALRELRFEAFDCHATKKRELAAAQQELVSLKTRKSLLPPSSIENRAAIAAATGVPEERMPFGGELIDLAEDEEQWRPAAERALRNLATTLLVPGEHFAAVTRYLNDNMVRGALRAVDVSKPLVGGALAVEDVSDGDLLTKLNILTFGANEDAGQWIRERIAIDFAYPCVEDPDELAKLDKGLSLGGVVKRNRHTVEKDDRFTSRQDYVLGFDNASKLELVAAKVGELENELAKAAELAQSREDSHQGMTRQLEALRRIADDERGWEQVSAVVAAEELAKIEQRLKDALAAQADLEPLRSNIEAVRERHQSSTGSAAVLQSEYKTLDQQMTTADALLDAARNRLGQAPPSDTTVTALEPYFSSFGEVRELHELDTLAAEVRSKLLAELHAAESRGQALAERLTRMFEGFVREWGTAISADHGTSIGAAGEFESRYHQIVSEGLPAQEAEFRQFFNQRTHESFSTLLHLLDEERRAITSRILPLNGILSEVNFHEGSFLELDIKQTLPATAKQFKDAIHNALKTRHTRPSRAAGAASGAVTSPEADDDVELTNRYKSLETLVKRLGSQTPEDRRWRAEVLDVRGHLFIQCKEHRSVQGPRGGKKTEVYMHADTGSMSGGERQRFTAFIMAAALSYQLGIAEQGFTTYGTVMMDEAFVLASEEFAGAGIKALHEFGFQLLLAAPENVIDLSRHLGSVTEILRDKRTNRSGVLTAPVIGGPGVPGGWRSEANPVDIVLR from the coding sequence GTGACTATCGCGACCATGCTTCCTATCGGTGAACTCATCAACCCGGGCCAGATGCGCCTTGCCTTGGTCCAGGTGGTCAACTGGGGCACGTTCCATGGCGCCCACACGATGCATGTGGACCGCAACGGCACTCTGCTGACCGGTAATTCGGGCGTCGGCAAGTCGACGTTGTTCGATGCCATGCTCCGTGTCTTCGATGCCCGTCCGCGTTCAAATGAGGCTGCCGCGCAACGGGCCGGCGGAGCTGTGGAGGACAAGCGGACCACGTTCACTTATATGCGCGGAAAAGTGGGCGACAAAGCTGTGGGCGAAGGCTCGGCGAGTGCTTTCCAGCGCCCGGGCGCAACGTGGTCCGCCGTCGCACTGACGTTCGACAATGCGGCCGGGACCAAGATCACCATCTCGGCCCTGTTTGACCTGCCCAAGAACGGCACCGAGTCCAGCGTCGGCCGGTTCTACGTGATTGACAGCAAGCCCCTGGACCTCGGAGCGATCGAGGGCGTCGCCGAGAAGCGATTCACCAAGGGCGCGCTGGAAACCATCTTCCCGGACGCCCAGATCTTCGATGTTCACAAGGCTTTTGCGGAGCGTTTCCGCCGGCTTTTGGGCATCAACTCCGATCAGGCCCTCCCGCTATTGCGGGTGATCCAGGCGGGCAAGGGGCTCGGCGGTAGCGTCAACACATTCTTCCGCGACCAGGTGCTCGATGCTCCTGCGACGCTGACTGCTGCGGACGACGTCGTCGAGGAATTCAGCAACCTCATGTCCATCAGGCAGCGCTTGGAGGACGTTCGTCAGCAGCGCGATCAGCTCGCCCCCGTTCCCGGCATGAACAGGGAGTATGCCCAGTCGTTACTGGAGGCCAACCGGCTCCGGGAGCTCACCGGCGAGGAATTCGACGCCTACAAACAGCAGCTCTCGGTCACGGTCCATGCCAAGACTTTGGCCAGTTTCAAGGACCTTGCCCAGGCGAAAGCCAAGGAGCTCAGCGCTGAGCGAGGCGTCCGCGACGCGCTGGCGAAGGAGCTGCGCCAGCTCGAATCGGATTACAACAACCAGGGCGGCAACGCGATTTCGGCGATCGAGCAGTCGCTGGAAAACGCCCGGATCGGACTCAAGCTCCGCCAGCAGGTGGAGGAGGCAGCCCGCCAAGCACTGGGTGACGCCGGACTCAACCTTGAATGGACCGCTGAGGGTTGGGAGCAGGCCCACGAGCAGGCCGCGACCCGTTCCGCCGAGCTCAAGGACCATTCCGAAGCGCTGAGGGAGCTCCGGTTCGAAGCCTTCGACTGCCACGCCACCAAGAAACGTGAGCTTGCCGCAGCCCAGCAGGAGCTCGTGTCGTTGAAGACGCGCAAGTCTCTGCTGCCGCCGTCGAGCATTGAGAACCGCGCCGCGATCGCTGCAGCCACCGGCGTTCCCGAGGAGCGCATGCCGTTCGGCGGCGAGCTGATCGACCTCGCGGAGGACGAGGAACAATGGCGGCCCGCGGCCGAGCGCGCCCTGCGGAACCTCGCCACGACGCTGCTGGTTCCAGGCGAGCACTTTGCCGCCGTCACGCGCTACCTGAACGACAACATGGTCCGCGGAGCGCTGCGCGCGGTGGACGTCTCCAAGCCGCTCGTCGGCGGCGCTTTGGCTGTGGAGGACGTGTCCGACGGCGACCTGTTGACGAAGCTGAACATCCTCACCTTTGGTGCCAATGAGGACGCCGGGCAGTGGATCCGCGAGCGGATCGCCATCGATTTCGCCTACCCGTGCGTGGAAGACCCGGACGAGCTCGCGAAACTGGACAAGGGCCTGAGCTTGGGCGGAGTGGTCAAGCGCAACAGGCACACCGTCGAGAAGGACGACCGCTTCACCAGCCGCCAGGACTACGTTCTCGGTTTCGACAACGCTTCCAAACTGGAACTCGTGGCCGCGAAAGTCGGCGAGCTCGAAAACGAGCTTGCGAAGGCCGCCGAACTCGCCCAAAGCCGCGAGGACTCCCACCAGGGCATGACGCGCCAGCTCGAGGCGTTGCGTCGCATTGCCGACGACGAGCGTGGCTGGGAACAGGTTTCTGCCGTGGTGGCTGCAGAGGAACTCGCGAAGATCGAACAGCGGCTCAAGGATGCCTTGGCAGCGCAGGCCGATCTGGAACCCCTCCGCTCAAACATCGAGGCCGTGCGCGAAAGGCACCAGTCCTCCACAGGGTCGGCGGCGGTTTTACAGAGCGAATACAAGACGCTCGACCAACAGATGACCACGGCTGACGCCCTCCTGGATGCCGCACGCAACCGCCTTGGCCAGGCGCCGCCGTCGGACACCACCGTGACTGCCTTGGAGCCGTACTTCAGCTCATTCGGCGAAGTGCGCGAACTCCACGAACTCGACACTTTAGCTGCGGAAGTCCGGAGCAAGCTCTTGGCGGAGCTGCACGCTGCAGAGTCCCGGGGGCAAGCGTTGGCCGAGCGACTGACGCGCATGTTCGAAGGCTTCGTACGCGAATGGGGCACCGCCATTTCCGCGGACCACGGCACCTCGATCGGCGCCGCGGGGGAATTCGAGTCCCGCTATCACCAGATCGTGAGCGAAGGGTTGCCCGCCCAGGAAGCCGAATTCCGGCAATTCTTCAACCAGCGCACGCACGAATCGTTCAGCACGTTACTGCACTTGCTCGATGAGGAACGCCGCGCCATCACCAGCCGCATCCTGCCCCTCAACGGCATCCTGTCCGAGGTCAATTTCCACGAGGGAAGCTTCCTGGAACTCGACATCAAGCAGACGCTGCCCGCCACCGCGAAGCAGTTCAAGGACGCCATCCACAACGCGTTGAAGACGCGTCACACGCGCCCTTCTCGTGCTGCTGGTGCCGCTTCGGGTGCCGTCACCTCGCCCGAGGCGGACGACGACGTCGAACTCACCAACCGCTACAAGTCGCTCGAAACGCTGGTCAAGCGTCTCGGTTCGCAAACCCCCGAGGACCGGCGCTGGCGAGCCGAGGTCCTCGATGTCCGAGGGCATCTCTTCATCCAGTGCAAAGAGCACCGCTCCGTCCAAGGCCCGCGGGGTGGCAAGAAGACCGAGGTGTACATGCACGCTGACACCGGCTCAATGTCCGGTGGCGAACGGCAGCGCTTCACCGCGTTCATCATGGCCGCCGCGCTGAGCTACCAGCTGGGGATCGCCGAACAGGGTTTCACGACCTATGGCACGGTGATGATGGACGAGGCGTTCGTCCTGGCCTCCGAGGAGTTCGCCGGCGCGGGCATCAAGGCGCTGCACGAGTTCGGTTTCCAATTGTTGCTGGCGGCCCCCGAAAACGTGATCGACCTTTCCCGGCACCTTGGCTCCGTCACGGAAATCCTGCGCGACAAACGCACCAACCGCTCCGGCGTGCTCACCGCTCCTGTGATTGGTGGCCCGGGAGTGCCGGGCGGATGGCGTTCCGAGGCCAACCCGGTGGACATCGTGCTCCGTTAA
- a CDS encoding iron-siderophore ABC transporter substrate-binding protein: MASVHPRRALLKTAGAATAALAVVALSLTGCSPGLATSNSAPIQGSSGQFPVTIKNVFGETTIKAQPQRVVTVSWVNDDVALALGVVPVGVPKNAWGNNGKGSTPWKDAALEKLGAGFGTPKAPAQFSEADGINFTEIAKLAPDVILAAYSGLTEADYKKLSEIAPVVAQPELPYGTPWQEATTIIGKALGKNSEAVKLVSDTEATIKNKVSAFPQLAGKTFIYGNLEPAKGDGVNVYTTNDNRPRFLSEIGMKPAPVVENASKGSKEFFVPWSAEKANELSSDVFVTWVPDSKTTDQIKTDPLLGQIPAIKKGALVADSDNTLTLAISASSPLSLPWALDMFLPQLAKGADAAAK; encoded by the coding sequence GTGGCTTCCGTCCACCCTCGCCGTGCCCTGCTGAAGACCGCAGGAGCAGCGACCGCCGCCTTGGCCGTCGTCGCCCTTTCCCTGACCGGCTGCTCGCCCGGTTTGGCCACCAGTAATTCCGCACCGATTCAGGGCTCTAGCGGCCAGTTTCCCGTCACCATCAAAAACGTCTTCGGAGAGACCACCATCAAGGCACAGCCCCAACGCGTGGTGACCGTCTCGTGGGTCAACGACGATGTCGCCCTGGCGCTCGGCGTCGTGCCCGTCGGTGTTCCGAAAAACGCCTGGGGCAACAACGGCAAGGGCTCCACCCCCTGGAAAGACGCCGCGCTTGAGAAGCTGGGCGCCGGATTCGGCACCCCGAAAGCGCCGGCCCAGTTCTCCGAGGCCGACGGTATCAACTTCACCGAAATCGCCAAGTTGGCTCCGGACGTCATCCTTGCCGCCTACTCAGGCCTCACCGAAGCCGACTACAAGAAGCTCTCCGAAATTGCCCCCGTGGTGGCGCAACCCGAACTCCCGTACGGCACCCCTTGGCAAGAGGCCACGACGATCATCGGCAAGGCCCTCGGCAAGAATTCGGAAGCGGTCAAGCTCGTCTCGGACACAGAGGCCACCATCAAGAACAAGGTCTCCGCTTTTCCGCAGCTCGCCGGCAAAACGTTCATTTACGGCAACCTCGAGCCGGCGAAGGGCGATGGTGTCAACGTGTACACCACGAACGACAACCGTCCACGGTTCTTGTCCGAAATCGGCATGAAACCTGCTCCCGTGGTGGAGAACGCCAGCAAGGGTTCCAAGGAATTCTTCGTTCCGTGGTCCGCTGAAAAGGCCAACGAGCTCTCCTCGGACGTCTTCGTGACGTGGGTGCCGGACTCCAAAACCACGGACCAGATCAAGACAGACCCCCTGCTCGGCCAGATCCCTGCCATCAAAAAGGGCGCCCTTGTTGCCGACTCCGACAACACTCTCACACTGGCGATTTCCGCGTCCTCACCGTTGAGCCTGCCGTGGGCACTGGACATGTTCCTGCCCCAGCTGGCAAAGGGTGCCGACGCGGCCGCCAAGTAA
- a CDS encoding FBP domain-containing protein → MRKITAQQIRSSFINASRSEAAKLNLPKDFGSLDWDNLEFLGWREKKMPMRGYLVVPHDGNLIGIMLRAPEGGSGKKRSVLCELCRDVFSKDDVYLWVAKRAGQSGRDGNTVGTLICADFRCCTNVRKEPPVSEIIPDPAAVVVRHIAGLQSRTAQFLDRVQGR, encoded by the coding sequence ATGCGCAAAATCACAGCTCAACAAATCCGTTCATCATTCATCAATGCGAGCCGCTCCGAGGCCGCCAAGCTCAACCTTCCGAAAGACTTTGGTTCCCTCGACTGGGACAACCTCGAATTCCTCGGCTGGCGCGAAAAAAAAATGCCGATGCGCGGCTATCTGGTCGTTCCACATGATGGGAACCTCATTGGCATCATGCTCCGCGCTCCCGAGGGAGGGTCGGGCAAGAAACGCTCGGTCCTTTGCGAGCTTTGCCGCGACGTGTTTTCCAAAGACGATGTCTATCTCTGGGTGGCCAAACGCGCAGGCCAATCGGGTCGCGATGGCAACACAGTGGGCACCTTGATCTGCGCTGACTTCCGATGCTGTACCAACGTCCGCAAGGAGCCACCCGTCAGTGAAATCATTCCGGACCCTGCCGCCGTCGTCGTTCGCCACATAGCGGGACTGCAGTCCCGGACCGCCCAGTTCCTGGACCGGGTCCAAGGCAGGTAG
- a CDS encoding acyl-CoA dehydrogenase family protein: protein MTSATENKSTDVTAAEARAVAEAARETEWNRPSFAKGLYLGDFDLGLIHPWPQARAEDIERGEEFMAKLAEFCGTMSGRMIERDAKIPDEYLAGLNELGVFGMKIPREYGGLGLSLVYYGRALALLGSVHPSLGALISAHQSIGVPEPVKVFGTSEQKREYLPRCAAGAITAFLLTEPDVGSDPARMGCTAVPADDGGSYLLDGVKLWTTNGVIAELVVVMAVVPARTGPDGTAHQGGITAFVVEMDSPGITVENRNAFMGLRGIENGVTRFHQVRVPAANRLGREGQGLKIALTTLNTGRLSIPGLCVAAGKWSLKIAREWSNARTQWGRPVGKHEAVGKKIAFIAATTFALEAVFELSAEMADAGQKDVRIEAALAKLWSTELSYLVADELVQIRGGRGFETADSLEARGERAVAAEQLLRDMRINRIFEGSSEIMRLLIAREAVDAHLSAAGELASADATLQEKARAAVGASGFYAKWLPKLVAGAGMDPRSYGEFGRLAKQLRYVERASRRLARQTFYGMSRWQARLEYKQAFLGRIVDIGAELFAMAACCSRAEMLLRTVPEQGAAAYELAEAYCEQARIRVDGYFEQLWKNTDDVDHELSSNVLAGDYTWLEAGILDPSEGTGPWIADASPGASLKEDLHRKYR from the coding sequence ATGACCTCCGCCACTGAAAACAAGAGCACCGATGTCACGGCCGCAGAAGCCCGCGCCGTCGCCGAGGCCGCCCGCGAGACGGAATGGAACCGCCCAAGTTTTGCGAAGGGACTGTACCTGGGGGATTTCGATCTTGGACTGATCCATCCTTGGCCACAGGCCAGGGCCGAAGACATCGAGCGTGGCGAAGAGTTCATGGCCAAGTTGGCGGAATTCTGCGGCACGATGTCCGGGCGCATGATCGAGCGCGATGCCAAAATCCCGGACGAATACCTCGCCGGCCTCAACGAGCTAGGCGTCTTCGGCATGAAAATTCCGCGTGAGTACGGCGGGCTGGGTCTGTCACTGGTCTACTACGGAAGGGCCCTGGCGCTCCTGGGGTCGGTCCATCCGAGCCTCGGCGCCCTGATTTCGGCCCACCAGTCCATCGGCGTCCCTGAGCCGGTCAAGGTCTTCGGCACGTCCGAACAAAAGCGGGAGTACCTGCCCCGTTGCGCCGCCGGCGCCATCACGGCGTTCCTCCTGACAGAGCCCGACGTCGGAAGCGATCCCGCCCGGATGGGCTGCACCGCAGTTCCAGCGGACGACGGCGGGTCCTACCTTTTGGACGGAGTGAAACTTTGGACCACCAACGGCGTGATTGCCGAACTGGTCGTGGTCATGGCCGTCGTCCCCGCCCGCACGGGCCCCGATGGGACGGCGCACCAGGGCGGGATCACGGCGTTCGTAGTGGAGATGGACTCCCCCGGCATCACCGTCGAGAACCGCAACGCGTTCATGGGTTTGCGGGGCATCGAGAACGGCGTGACGCGCTTCCATCAAGTCCGTGTGCCCGCAGCGAACCGGCTGGGACGCGAGGGCCAAGGGCTCAAGATCGCCCTCACGACGCTGAACACTGGCCGGCTCTCCATCCCCGGGCTGTGCGTCGCCGCGGGCAAGTGGTCGTTGAAGATCGCCCGCGAATGGTCCAACGCCCGGACGCAATGGGGGCGCCCGGTCGGTAAGCATGAGGCGGTCGGGAAGAAGATCGCGTTCATTGCCGCCACCACTTTTGCGCTTGAAGCCGTGTTTGAGCTCTCCGCCGAAATGGCCGACGCCGGTCAGAAGGACGTGCGGATCGAGGCGGCCTTGGCCAAGCTTTGGTCCACCGAGCTGAGTTACCTGGTGGCCGATGAGCTGGTGCAGATCCGTGGTGGTCGTGGGTTCGAGACCGCGGATTCCTTGGAGGCACGCGGAGAACGCGCGGTGGCGGCGGAACAACTTCTGCGGGACATGCGCATCAACCGGATCTTCGAGGGTTCGTCCGAGATCATGCGCCTGCTCATCGCCCGCGAAGCCGTCGACGCCCACCTTTCGGCGGCAGGCGAGCTGGCTTCCGCGGACGCAACACTGCAGGAGAAGGCGCGTGCCGCCGTCGGCGCCTCAGGTTTTTACGCCAAATGGCTCCCCAAGCTTGTGGCCGGAGCCGGCATGGACCCCAGGTCTTACGGCGAGTTTGGGCGCTTGGCCAAGCAATTGAGATATGTGGAGCGGGCTTCGCGTCGGCTCGCCCGGCAGACGTTCTATGGGATGAGCCGCTGGCAGGCGAGGCTCGAGTACAAACAGGCCTTCCTCGGCAGGATCGTGGATATCGGGGCGGAATTGTTTGCCATGGCGGCATGCTGCTCGCGGGCCGAAATGCTGCTGCGGACCGTGCCGGAGCAAGGCGCGGCGGCCTACGAGCTCGCCGAGGCCTACTGCGAGCAGGCAAGAATCCGGGTGGACGGATACTTCGAGCAACTGTGGAAGAACACCGACGACGTCGATCACGAATTGTCCTCCAACGTGCTCGCTGGAGACTACACCTGGCTCGAGGCCGGAATCCTGGACCCCTCCGAAGGAACAGGGCCGTGGATCGCCGATGCCTCTCCCGGTGCCTCCTTGAAGGAAGACCTGCACCGAAAGTACCGCTGA